From the Trifolium pratense cultivar HEN17-A07 linkage group LG4, ARS_RC_1.1, whole genome shotgun sequence genome, the window AAGGTTAGAACATATTTATGTTCGCGAATCATAGATGCTGATGTTCAAAAAAAGGTGTTTATGGTTAACCTCCTCTTGAGAGCAGGACTATATGGAACATCATTGTAAGTTATCTTTCCTTTTACATTATCATTATTTAATCTTCCTCCGATAACACTCAACAATGTTGTCTTTCCACTACCAGAAGGACCCATCAAAGCTAGAATTTCGCCCGGGCCAATGCTTCCTGTGAtaccttttaaaattttcttgtatttgtttctttcttcCACATTGTTTTGTGTGGATACCTTTGACATCATTGTCTTCACAGGGTTTTTTGAAACTATTTGGCTATTTCTCACTTTGAACTCAACATCTTCAAACTGCATATTAATGAGAAATTGTCTATTATTGATTAAGAATGTGATCAAGTGAAGAAATTATCATCACATCATtaggaacaaaacaaatttgatttctgataaaataaaaacatcgtgcgaatttttcactaccttgaGATATACAGGAAGAGGGGGCTCTTGGTTGAAACTAGAATCCTGAACTTGTATATCAATCTCTGAGTACCTATTAATAAGGTATGACTGAGACATGAAGTCCATGCTGTGACCAAAGCCATTGCTTCCTGCAATCTGCATGGAACCAACGGACGGAGGTGACATTGACATATTGTCCTCAATCTCATTCTCTCTCATATTTTCCATAATCAATGATAGTAATGTGAGAAAATGTGTTGAAACTAGTTAAGGATCTAATAGTAGTGTTTAGATGTAATGAGTGAACTGCATCATACCAAAAACTTGCCTATATATTGGAGGCAGAATATTGGTTGGTTGGCCACATACTTTTCATGGCAAGTTCTTAGTCTATGAAAGGCCTTAATTCAAACATTGTGATTTGTTATAAGAACATGTCAAGAACATGAATAAAATTGGCTTAACAATGGTTAATTAAGTGaacatttatgaaaataaaaagatagaTGTGACCCCATCTGATTCAAAAAAATGAACCATTCTTTAACTATGATAAATTTGAGAAGTTATGAGATTTGAATGAAACAGGAATGACATCATGtagatttattttatgcttatgATAAATTTGGCGACGCATTTCattttttccattaaaaaaaaaagagctaaagataataaaaaataagcCCATTCTTGGCTTTAATTTTAATGGCCTAAAAGGTATAATCGATCTTAAAACTACTCTTTTTGTTGTTGCTAGCTCATCTTCAAACACTCACAATAATATCTTCCACTCTCATTTGGATTTTATGTTTTGTAGTTTTAGAGTGTGAAATCTAGACTTGTGTTCTGTTTAAACTTTAGCAAAGGGTTTAAGCCAGAGACAGACAAATAGTGGAGTTGGAAGCTTCTTCATGATCCATACGAAAGAAGTAAATACAAAGAAGAAAACTGATAGGCAGAGAGCATTACGACTTAGTTCTTTGCTGCAAAACATACTTTCGCTGCAAATCCAGTTTTAATTTCTATCTGTCCTAATGCATTTAATGTTGGTGTTAAATTGAGTTTTGATTAAAGCAtgaaaagatttgatatgagtAGAAGCttctgattttaatttcatcaaataaatCCAGATGAATCTACTTCTATCATCAACAATggtcaaaaaatatttgaaaccaAGCATAGAAGGAGTGGATAATGGTCCCCATATATCCATATGAACTAAATCAAAAATTTTGTCAGAAACAGTAGAGCTAAGATTAAAAGGGAGCCTTTATTGTTTAGCATAAAAACAAGTATCACAAGGAAAAGAAGattttgcgtcaaaaaaaaaaaaaaaacaggaagAGAAGATTTTGCAAATTtgacaaatgattttttttatttatttcaatcattTTGTCATATGATGGATGACCAAGTCTCTTATGCCACACATTACATTATTTTCTTTGTGTGACTCTAAACTATTGACAGCATGGAAACTATTGATACAAGGTTTGACAAGTGTTGGTCCTAAGCTAACAGATGGTGTTTTGAGGATATACAAGCCACTAAGCAATTCAGCTACACCAATCATCCTGTATCACACAATCATGATCATTGAACATTAGATTACAGTGCAAGTTAAGTGTGAGTTTAGGTACAGATATGAGATTGAAGGATAAATTTGGAAAATATAGGACATCAATTAAGTAGAAATCATGATCAAATAGTATAGTGCCAGCATAACAAGTAGAAACAAGAGAGCCATCGGGTAATTTTAGGTTTATAGGTGGAATTTGTTTTAGGCATTGAAAAAATTTGAGTTCAAAACATATATGGTCGGTCAGTGGCACCAGTGTCCAGAATGAAATGAGGTGAATGACTAGATAAAGGAATGGTACAGATAATACCTGTATTTGTGGTTACATGGTTTATGCTATGAGAAGACAATGTATTAGAAGAGCTAGTAATGCTTTGTGCTGTGCTGCAGTGAAGGAGAATTTCCCAGTTTCTGAGTCATGGTTACTGTCATCATAATGGACAGTTTGagcatcttcatcatcatcattggtGGCAATACAATTTGCAGCACCAAATAATCAATTAGAATATAATAATGCATATGTTGCAAGATTGTGAAGTTGCAATGGAGTTCTATGGAATAATGTCGCAAAAAATGACTGGTTGCATAGAAACAAGAACGAAAGATTGAAGGAGTAATCATCAAACCCCAATATTCTTCCATCGTTTGTTTGgagtaaaataaaaagacaaGGAGTGGAAAGCTGGACTATTGAGTAAAAAGACCCAACCCACTAAAAAGTCCAACATCAAACATACCACTAGACCAATTAAGATTAATTCGGTCACTAAGATTTGGTTGACCAGGAAAATATAGGAATTGAGGAAAAACAATAAAgtcattatttatcataaaaaataaagaaaatattacaACTGGAAGAAAATATAGCAAAATCAGTCATCCATGGGGTGGTTGCTTCTGTTTTTGCATCTTTTGCTCTTCCATTttctatcttcttcttcttcttctttcaatttcttATGTCATGATGATGAGAGCTCTGCTTTGCTTCAATTCAAGTCTTCCTTCAATATAACTACTTACTCTATTTATTGCGATGAAACTGCTTCAAAAACAGCAACATGGAAAAATGGGACTGATTGTTGCTTGTGGCATGGTGTCACATGTCACAACATCTCTGGTCACGTGGTTGGCCTCAACCTTATCTGTGAAGGCATTAAAGGTATATTACATTAATTCTAATCACTTAACCTTTCTTACATTTATTTGGTGGCTTTTTAAGTATTACATATCTTGACTTGTCTTATTGTTACTTTAAAGGTGAAGTTCCTATTCAAATCTCACATCTTCCTAAATTAGAATCACTTCATCTCTCTGAAAATGAGTTGGTTTGGAAAGAGACTACCTTGAAGAGGCTTGTACAAAATGCAACCAATTTAAAAGAACTATTTTTGGAACAAACTGATATGCCTTCAATAAGACCAGACTCTGTAGATTTGATCTTCAATCAATCTTCCTCTTTGGTTACACTTAATCTTCAACAAACAGGATTAAGtggaaaattgaaaaagagtcttcTTTGTTTACCAAATATTCAAGAGCTAGATATGTCAGGCAATGACAACCTTGAAGGCCAACTTCTAGAATTGAGTTGCAGCACTTCTCTCAGAATCTCTGATTTCTCTGATTGTCAATTCAATGGGCCAATTCCTCAGTCTTTTTCTAACTTAACACACCTTACTTCCCTAATTCTTTCAAGAAATAATCTTATCGGTTCAATCCCATCCTCACTTTTAACTCTTCCGCATCTAACTTATTTGGATGCCTCTTACAATGCTCTTAGTGGTCAAATCCCAAATGTATTTCGCAAGTCAAATAGATTTCAAAAATTAGACTTGAGTTACAACAAAATTGGTGGTCTGCTGCCAACGTCTACATTTCATGCACACTTTCTTTCAGTCAAACAAACAATCtacatttcattttcattatgaAGAAAAATCAGTCATCCATGGGGTGGTTGCTTCTGTTTTTGCATCTTTTGCTCTTCCATTttctatcttcttcttctttcaatttcttATGTCATGATGATGAGAGTGATGCTTTGCTTCAATTCAAGTCTTCCTTCAATATAACTACTTACTCAATTTATTGCGATGAAACTGCTTCAAAAACAGCAACATGGAAAAATGGGACTGATTGTTGCTTGTGGCATGGTGTCACATGTCACACCATCTCTGGTCACGTGGTTGGCCTCAACCTTATCTGTGAAGGCATTAAAGGTAGTATATTACATTAATTCTAATCACTTAACCTTTCTTACATTTATTAAATGGTAACTGATATGAGATTAAATGATAACTTATTAAATGGAACAATTCCTCCCTCCTTGTTATCTTTGCCTTCTTTGAAACTATAACCTATGAAACCATGGGATTTGGTCATTACTGTTTTTCTGGAGTAGTCTATCCTCCAAGTTTCCATTTTCCATGTATTCGTTCACAAGGCATCCGATATCAGGACACGCaccaagaagaagaagcaagTTTGGATGATGAATTCTGCTTAATATCTCTAACTGGAAGTAACGAGAAGATATTATTAGATGAAATTCACGTGTAATCCACGATTTTGCGGGAGGGAGCCACTCCATTTTTTAACAAGAAAACATCATATTTGAAATAGGATTACAAACATAAATATATagatgagaaaataaacaacttGTCATCTGAAGTGTAAGATATCACTACAGAAAATGAAAgcattatataatttttttgtcttacgATTTGGAACAATGTTTACCTCTTGCTGGAATTGCTTGCTGTGGCAGTTTCCATTAGAGTGAAGAACTTTAACAGCAACAGTTGTGTAATGCAAAGTGCACTTATACACCACTCCATATGCACCCATTCCAATTTTCAGATCTTCAGAGAAAGATGAAGTAGCTGAACCTATTTCATCCCACGTAAATATTCGGTGCTGAGGTGTGGAACCACTCAGAGCACCCTCAAgcttttctttctctttggcAGCATGAATAGCTTTTAACTCcgtttcttttctttctgcAGCTTCTCTTGCAGCACGTTGTTTCAGATATTCGGCTTCTCTTGATGCAGCTTGACATTTCTCTCTTTATTGATTTGCTAATTCCTCGGCCATCTCCTAGTTAGCAACAATCTCCTTCATTTTCATGGATTAATTCTTCTGATCTTCTCTTGGTTAGTTCATTCAGCTGCTCAAAGCAATTAAGAGATGTTACTCTCATGGGTACGGTTCAAGGATAATCTTATAAACTGATCGTAGTATTTAAATACAAGTTATACTATGCAAACCCTAAGCTTGATTAATAGAAAGGTAGTGAAGCCGCTACGCAATCAGAGATGTAGGCACAATCGGCCGAACTCCgttattttttgcatttttcatatttgttttcttttgaactgagATTTCTGTTCTAACATATTTCTTTTAATAATGCCAATTGAGAAAGAGAATTCATCCTCTAATCACTAACGTAGCATATTATATCTCGATGACAGCTGATAAGAAAGAGACATTACCTTTTGTGATGCACCAATGTTCTCAGTTTGAGCTACTGCATGCATTCCTTGTGCATGTCTTAGTTCAATTCTCAACTTTTCCAGATCAAGGTTATAGTTTTCCTGGTTATAAACGACGACAAAGGAAGTTAAATTGTAAAATGAAGTTGAATCCAACCGGAATTTGGAAATATGTACTATTTCATCAAGTCAAAAGAAAAGAGAATTCAATTACCTGCCTATTTGGTGTTGGAAGTTTAGTACCTTGTGGCACATACTTCGCATAGTTTTGACCATAAATGGAAGACTCGGTATCTGAAATGCTTCCGCCACTAGAGGCCTGGCTTAGAGCATGATCAATATATGAGTTTTTAGAAGAACTTGTATCCGCATTTTTTCTCCCAAGATCTAGAGATTGGGCTCTAAATGATTAGTTTCACTTAAATTAGGACTTGTGCTTAGAAGGGTCTGATCTGTACTCGAGAAAGCTTTATGTCGTCATGTTGCCAGGGGATAGAAATGTAAAGCAGAAGATGATGCAACTGAGCCAAAGTCTGATATACATTCAAACATTGATTATTCTAAACAACAAAGTTGGATTTGACGTTTTTTATGCAATACTTGCTAAATTTCCGTGCAATCGATAAGCAGATCTTTAAAACCAAGCATACTAGAATTGAAATCTCTTATGTGCTATAGAATGGTAACTGAATATTATCATGATAAACTGTAGATgatcctttttaaaatatttcctTATTTTCGACGCCCCAGACGGAAGGGCTTGAGAAATTATGAATCAAGGAATATATGTTAATGCTACCCATTACAAGAGCATTTCATAACTATGTACTAACTATGCTGCAACACAAGAATGTTGAACCTGAAACTTTTAGGTATTAGAAATTCTGGTACTTTTGTGATGATAGCAATGGTAATTAATCTACATGAACAACAATACCTTACCTTTCTTTGCTCACACAAACTCTTAAAAGGTAGAAGCATTTGATTTTTTCGCCACTCCACTTCCCTTCTGAAAGCATTTGCTACATTGTACAACATATTTGCTTTTCTTATTACCCTTGATTGCTAGAGCAACAACTGaagttttattattttcatctcTGCCTTGAATCCTATCATTTTACCTTAATTCCATATACTTAATGTTGGTTaccaaatcattttttaaatgtCAAAGTATATGATGATTGAAATTTAGTTTGTTTGTTGCACACGAGGGTTTGGAATTCAAGTATACAAGTTATAGGTGTCAACTTTGTGAACAACTGTTTTTACCCTTGTGTTATTTTCtcaaacttatttatttatggtgtTTGAAAACACGAAGTAGCTTCTTCACTGACGTGAATTGTAAAAGTggaaaatttgttttcaaaaaacACACATAACCTAAATggataaacaaatatgtttatACTTGAATGTGTGATATAATGTCGTTATAGAAAGTGACCGACAAAAGATATATGCATACATTGGTGATTAAAATGAGTAACTAAAGAGACATTCGATGATATAATAATTTGGTTCCCAAGAAAAAGAAGTTatgataatttataaataattcgttcaaaaaatacttaaaatttgATAGAAATGTTTACGTTAGAATTCCACCAAATCCTCAATTTAAAGTACAATTTTAGAACAATCTTCtaacaaaatcaaatcaaagtaCAATTTTAGAACTTATTACCAAGAGTAATAATAATCgaacatatttttcaattttcaagcaATGAACTTAAAACAGAAGACAACTTTCCCTTTAATGTGATCTAAATTCATAGTTCAACATACCACAACCATAAATGATAGTACAATCATTTTCCTATACCATCATCTACTACAAACATACCATAATCAAGAAAGTACTATATATGAACTATTTTTCATCTCAATATTTCTCATGGAACAATGTTCAAACAAATACCAATCCAAAAATGCTACACCCAATACGGAACAATGTCCAAACAAATACCAATCCAAAAATGCTACACCCAATATGGCACTGAAGCATACTTGATTCCCTGAAGCTGGTGAAAAAGATTTAAGCTCACATACCCAAAATCATCTCGACCCCACGTATTTCCGTGTGTGTTATGTATATGGAGATATGTCTCTCCATTTCTTCTCCCCACTCCTACCACCACTACACAGTGGGACCCAATCTTGTCTTTAATGCGATTTTTTGCCTCTCTGTGGATAGAAGGTGGCTagagtaaaaaagaaaaaaagtgtgttAATATAATACATAGACTTCCTAAGAAAAAAGTGTGgatgacaataaaataaaattactcaCTTTTTTATATTCAGAAATTTTTCCACTGCAATAAAAAGTTCCTATGAGTGGTCCATGTCTTTCTAAAATAAGTCGAATCTCTCCGCTATAAATATTAATATGGATGTTGAACGGCCGATAAATTTCAACATCGCGTTCAAAAGCCCTATCATCATTTTCCGCATAGTATCCGACAAGTGACCACTTAAAGGGTATGTAATGTCCCTTGCAATTCCTCTTTTAAGAACAAAACTCAAGGCCATGAAAGTAGAAGATTCGTAATAACGTCCATTTGCATCTTCTTGCATATCGATTTCACCAGGAAATGCATGTCTCGGCAATCCATTAATGACGGATTGAGGTGAAAATAATGGAACTATGACCGTGATAGCGGTGAAATGCATTCTTGGCTGCAACTAGAAGCGCACTGCTAAGGGCCCAACATATGGCTACATAAATAGCaaccaacatatatatatatatatatatatatatcttactTGGTGTAGGAACTCCATTTATAACAGCCCTGACATGAATAAGCTTGAAGATACTTATCCCTTCATGAACAAATTTATCAAGTGCCCATTGTAcaacatattttcttttcttattacCCCTGATTGCTAGAGCAACAACTGaagttttattattttcatctcTGCCTTGAATTCTATCCATCCCTCTTTCTTATTACCCTGGCTGGCGTGTTAATGTTGGTTGCAAGACTTGATGATTTACCTTAATTCCATATACTTAATGTTGGTTgccaaatcatttttttaatgtcaaaGTATATGATGATTGAAATTTAGTTTGTTTGTTGCACACGAGGGTTTGGAATTCAAGTATACAAGTTATAGGTGTCAACTTTGTGAACAAGTGTTTTTACCCTTGTGTTATTTTCtcaaacttatttatttatggtgtTTGAAAACACGAAGTAGCTTCTTCACTGACGTGAATTGTAAAAGTggaaaatttgttttcaaaatacACACTTAACCTAAATggataaacaaatatgtttatACTTGAATGTGTGATATATTGTCGTTATAGAAAGTGACCGACAAAAGATATATACATACATTGGTGATTAAAATGAGTAACTAAAGAGACATTCCATGATATAATAATTTGGTTCCCAAGAAAAAGAAGTTatgataatttataaataattcgttcaaaaaatacttaaaatttgATAGAAATGTTTACGTTAGAATTCCACCAAATCCTCAATTTAAAGTACAATTTTAGAACAATCTTCtaacaaaatcaaatcaaaggACAATTTTAGAACTTATTACCAAAAGTAATAATAATCGAACATATTTTTCAAGCAATGAACTTAAAACAGAAGACAACTTTCCCTTTAATGTGATCTAAATTCATAGTTCAACATACCACAACCATAAATGATAGTACAATCCTTTTCCTATACTATCATCTACTACAAACATACCATAATCAA encodes:
- the LOC123919823 gene encoding receptor-like protein 19, producing the protein MGWLLLFLHLLLFHFLSSSSSSFNFLCHDDESSALLQFKSSFNITTYSIYCDETASKTATWKNGTDCCLWHGVTCHNISGHVVGLNLICEGIKGEVPIQISHLPKLESLHLSENELVWKETTLKRLVQNATNLKELFLEQTDMPSIRPDSVDLIFNQSSSLVTLNLQQTGLSGKLKKSLLCLPNIQELDMSGNDNLEGQLLELSCSTSLRISDFSDCQFNGPIPQSFSNLTHLTSLILSRNNLIGSIPSSLLTLPHLTYLDASYNALSGQIPNVFRKSNRFQKLDLSYNKIGGLLPTSTFHAHFLSVKQTIYISFSL